From one Nitrosococcus halophilus Nc 4 genomic stretch:
- the msbA gene encoding lipid A export permease/ATP-binding protein MsbA has translation MTLTPSLESGLTAYRRLLSYVRPYRWIFAVSVITMAVYAATETGLAALMKPLMDGSFVERDPATIKLIPLLLIGLFVIRGIANFITNYGLKWVARRVVKDLRKDMFCHLLTLPARYYDQNSSGQLLAKLIYDVEQVSNAATDAILTIVRDSLTILGLLAWMVYLNGLLTLIILVTVPIIALIVWWISHRFRRISRKIQNSMGNVSQVAQEALEGHREVKIFGGQTYEAERFEQVNEQNRQQAMKMVATDAISQPVVQFIAVLGLAGVIHLATRESMLAQISIGTFISFVTAMMMLLGPVKRLTKINGTLQRGIAAAQSIFSLLGEPPETNGGQHALGRAQGAVRFEQLSFCYDATKGPVLENISLEIMPCQTVALVGHSGSGKSTLVNLLARFYEIDSGRIFLDGIDIQELPLTELRRQIALVNQQIVLFNDTIAHNIAYGSHRQVSKQDIIRAAEAAHAMEFINRLPKGLETIIGENGVLLSGGQRQRLAIARALLKDAPILILDEATASLDTEAERHIQAALETLMRRRTTLVIAHRLSTVENADQIIVLHQGRILERGTHRQLLAQEGHYAELYRLQFHNGNEPTLPLAANVGL, from the coding sequence ATGACGCTGACCCCCTCCTTGGAATCCGGGCTTACAGCTTATCGCCGTCTGCTCAGTTATGTCCGACCTTACCGCTGGATCTTCGCGGTCTCAGTCATCACCATGGCCGTCTACGCAGCCACCGAGACCGGCCTGGCAGCACTCATGAAGCCCTTGATGGACGGAAGCTTTGTGGAACGTGATCCGGCCACCATCAAACTTATTCCCCTTCTCTTAATTGGCCTATTTGTCATCCGTGGTATCGCCAATTTTATTACCAATTATGGCCTCAAGTGGGTCGCTCGCCGGGTCGTAAAGGACCTGCGGAAAGACATGTTCTGCCATCTTCTTACCCTGCCGGCCCGTTACTATGACCAAAATTCTTCTGGTCAACTCCTAGCAAAGCTCATTTATGATGTCGAGCAGGTTTCCAATGCAGCCACCGACGCCATCCTCACCATCGTCCGGGATTCCTTGACCATTCTGGGACTCCTCGCCTGGATGGTCTATTTGAATGGTCTGCTCACCCTCATCATTCTGGTGACCGTGCCTATTATTGCCCTCATTGTTTGGTGGATCAGTCACCGTTTCCGCCGGATTAGCCGAAAGATTCAAAATTCCATGGGTAATGTCAGCCAGGTGGCCCAAGAAGCGCTTGAAGGTCATCGGGAAGTCAAGATTTTTGGCGGGCAAACCTATGAAGCCGAACGTTTCGAGCAAGTTAATGAGCAAAACCGTCAACAAGCCATGAAAATGGTGGCCACTGATGCCATCAGCCAGCCGGTAGTTCAGTTCATTGCCGTGCTAGGATTGGCTGGAGTCATTCATCTCGCCACGCGCGAATCCATGCTCGCCCAAATCAGCATCGGCACCTTTATTTCCTTTGTCACCGCCATGATGATGCTGCTTGGCCCCGTTAAACGCCTCACCAAGATCAATGGGACTTTGCAGCGAGGCATTGCCGCAGCCCAAAGTATCTTCAGCCTATTGGGAGAGCCCCCTGAAACAAATGGTGGACAGCACGCACTGGGGCGCGCCCAAGGGGCAGTCCGCTTTGAGCAGTTGTCTTTCTGCTATGACGCCACCAAAGGCCCAGTGCTCGAAAATATCAGCTTGGAGATCATGCCCTGCCAAACCGTCGCTTTGGTAGGCCATTCAGGCAGTGGCAAATCCACTTTGGTGAACCTGCTCGCCCGTTTCTACGAGATTGATTCTGGGCGTATCTTTTTAGACGGGATTGATATCCAAGAACTCCCCCTCACGGAGCTACGTAGACAGATTGCCTTGGTCAACCAACAGATCGTCTTGTTTAACGACACCATCGCTCATAATATCGCCTATGGAAGCCACCGGCAAGTCAGCAAACAAGACATTATCCGCGCTGCTGAAGCTGCCCATGCCATGGAATTCATCAACCGCTTGCCTAAGGGTTTGGAAACCATCATTGGCGAGAATGGAGTCCTCCTTTCCGGAGGCCAACGGCAACGACTCGCCATTGCCCGGGCCTTGCTTAAGGATGCCCCCATCCTCATCTTAGACGAAGCCACCGCCTCCCTAGACACCGAGGCCGAACGGCATATCCAAGCGGCTTTAGAGACCCTGATGCGCCGCCGGACCACACTGGTCATCGCCCATCGACTGTCCACGGTGGAAAATGCCGATCAGATCATTGTGTTGCATCAAGGCCGGATTCTCGAACGGGGGACCCATCGCCAGCTTCTCGCCCAAGAGGGTCACTATGCCGAACTCTACCGCCTGCAATTCCACAATGGCAACGAACCCACCCTGCCCCTCGCCGCAAATGTTGGATTATAG
- a CDS encoding ExbD/TolR family protein produces the protein MNIHPTSHNEPEINLTPLIDVVFLLLIFFMVSTSFIHESEMKVDLPEATTRPMEQQGPPIQVTIGKGGKIAINGKRLLNNQSATLTAAIKEAAGDRQHPHVIISADAKTDYQSVVTVMDVAQQLGFERLSLATAQRRNDP, from the coding sequence ATGAATATACACCCAACCTCCCATAATGAACCAGAAATCAATCTGACCCCGCTGATTGATGTGGTTTTCTTACTCCTTATTTTCTTCATGGTCTCAACCAGCTTTATCCACGAATCGGAGATGAAAGTAGATTTGCCTGAAGCCACCACCCGCCCCATGGAGCAACAGGGCCCCCCTATCCAGGTGACTATTGGCAAAGGGGGGAAGATTGCCATCAATGGAAAGCGTCTCCTTAACAACCAGTCTGCTACCCTCACGGCAGCGATAAAAGAGGCAGCAGGGGATCGTCAACATCCCCACGTGATTATTAGCGCTGACGCCAAAACCGACTACCAATCTGTGGTCACGGTCATGGACGTGGCTCAACAACTAGGGTTTGAACGCCTGAGCCTAGCCACTGCCCAACGTCGCAACGACCCCTAA
- a CDS encoding MotA/TolQ/ExbB proton channel family protein produces MLEIIKAGGWLMLPILVCSIVAIGIIIERFWSLRRQRVAPKHLVGQIWQWQCCNQLHELQIKRVRENSPLGRILAAGLVNRNHSREIMKESIEDVGRHVTLELERFLNTLGTIAAITPLLGLLGTVIGMIKVFTVINTQGVGNPAVLAGGISEALITTAAGLAVAIPSLMFYRYFRGKVMALVVDMEEQAIQLVEVMHGDRELDPVENAAA; encoded by the coding sequence GTGCTTGAAATCATTAAAGCTGGCGGCTGGTTAATGTTACCGATCCTTGTCTGTTCCATCGTCGCCATTGGAATTATCATCGAACGTTTCTGGTCCCTGCGCCGGCAGCGGGTCGCCCCCAAACACCTCGTAGGCCAAATCTGGCAATGGCAATGCTGCAATCAACTCCATGAACTCCAAATTAAACGAGTGCGGGAAAACTCCCCCCTCGGTCGGATATTAGCTGCAGGGCTGGTGAACCGAAATCATTCCCGTGAAATTATGAAAGAGAGCATCGAAGATGTTGGCCGTCATGTCACCCTGGAATTAGAACGTTTCCTCAATACCTTGGGGACGATTGCGGCGATTACGCCATTGCTTGGCTTGCTGGGTACCGTCATTGGAATGATCAAAGTTTTCACCGTCATTAACACCCAGGGCGTTGGCAATCCGGCAGTGCTGGCAGGGGGAATCTCTGAGGCACTCATCACTACCGCCGCAGGCCTTGCAGTGGCCATCCCCAGCTTAATGTTTTACCGTTATTTTCGCGGCAAGGTCATGGCCTTGGTGGTAGACATGGAAGAGCAGGCAATCCAACTGGTGGAGGTCATGCATGGGGACCGGGAACTTGACCCGGTTGAAAATGCAGCCGCCTGA
- a CDS encoding DNA internalization-related competence protein ComEC/Rec2: MVLNIHDQDPQPIVLNALTFLAGIVILQQLPLLPNSKWSLLLWGFIPLALSYQRLRPVLLIATGFLWALFRAHLLLSQELPPALEGQDVLLEGRVVSIPETQDHSLRFAFAIERLIFKGQPRHAPKRVRLSWYQDPPSELRVGDRWQLMVRLKRPRGFMNPGGFDYEGWLFRQGFRATGYVRSATANRFIESHWYHSPIDRVRQHLLERMTTVLADSPQQGLVQALTLGERGGITPPQWQILERTGTNHLVAISGLHIGLLAGFAYFLGRRLWSLRAANTLALPAHQAAALGAIISALFYAALAGFSIPTQRALIMVSVVMLAVLVKRPVRASRTLALALILVLIWDPLSALAPGFWLSFGAVAALMMGMTEFRPLPSPQSASFNPVSHRLGRLWQEWGKAQWVVALGLAPLLLYQFQRLSLVAPLTNLVAVPWMGLLIVPPLLLGTLLLIPFPLVGTALINFADTLLALLWGLLSGCATLPMAQWEQYRPPLWVLPPAILGSLLLLAPRGLPGRWLGLVALLVLFLTPPPRPAHGTLWFTLLDVGQGLAAVARTRHHTLVFDAGPRYSSRFNTGEAVVAPFLSSQNTSDIDTLVVSHGDNDHLGGVAGLLRHIPAQQILTSVPEQLPWAHPKPCVHGQHWRWDGVDFQILHPPATQGHGNNHSCVLRITSGEQRILIAADIERSAERTLLAMNADELAATILVVPHHGSLTSSSPEFVAAVNPEHALFAVGYRNRWGFPKPAIVQRYLAHGAKSWSTARHGAITFHLGNEPLGKPETFRQSNRHYWTGN, encoded by the coding sequence ATGGTGTTAAATATCCACGATCAGGATCCTCAACCCATAGTGTTAAATGCGCTCACCTTTCTTGCAGGGATAGTGATTCTGCAGCAATTGCCTCTGCTGCCGAATTCAAAATGGTCCTTACTCCTATGGGGATTCATTCCACTAGCTCTCTCCTACCAACGCCTGAGACCGGTGTTGCTGATTGCCACCGGCTTCCTCTGGGCCCTATTCCGGGCCCACCTATTACTCTCCCAGGAACTCCCTCCAGCATTAGAAGGGCAGGACGTTCTGCTTGAGGGTAGGGTAGTTTCCATCCCAGAAACCCAGGATCACAGCCTACGCTTTGCCTTTGCTATTGAGCGCTTAATTTTCAAAGGCCAACCACGGCACGCTCCCAAACGGGTACGCCTCAGTTGGTATCAAGATCCTCCTTCAGAACTTAGAGTGGGAGATCGCTGGCAGCTGATGGTCCGCCTCAAACGTCCCCGAGGGTTCATGAATCCGGGCGGCTTCGATTATGAAGGCTGGCTCTTCCGCCAAGGCTTTCGGGCTACGGGTTACGTCCGCTCGGCAACAGCCAATCGCTTTATCGAGTCCCACTGGTATCATTCTCCCATCGATCGAGTCCGTCAACATCTGCTTGAGCGTATGACCACCGTCCTTGCTGACAGCCCTCAACAAGGGCTCGTTCAAGCACTCACCTTGGGCGAGCGTGGCGGCATCACCCCCCCACAATGGCAAATCCTAGAGCGTACCGGAACCAATCATCTCGTCGCCATTTCGGGACTGCACATCGGTTTACTCGCAGGATTCGCCTATTTTTTGGGGCGGCGCCTATGGTCCCTGCGAGCAGCCAATACCCTAGCCTTGCCGGCCCATCAGGCGGCGGCTCTGGGGGCTATTATCAGCGCCCTATTCTACGCTGCTCTGGCCGGCTTCTCCATTCCTACCCAACGGGCCCTGATCATGGTCAGCGTGGTCATGTTGGCGGTATTAGTAAAACGCCCTGTCCGTGCCTCCCGTACCCTTGCACTGGCCCTGATATTGGTATTAATCTGGGACCCCCTCTCTGCTCTTGCCCCCGGTTTTTGGCTCTCCTTTGGCGCGGTGGCGGCACTGATGATGGGGATGACCGAATTTCGCCCTTTACCTTCCCCCCAAAGCGCGAGTTTTAACCCTGTCTCTCACCGCCTGGGGCGCCTTTGGCAAGAGTGGGGCAAAGCCCAATGGGTGGTCGCCTTAGGACTGGCCCCCCTGCTCCTCTACCAATTTCAACGTCTTTCCCTGGTGGCCCCGCTGACCAACCTGGTGGCTGTCCCCTGGATGGGGTTGCTCATCGTCCCACCCCTGCTTTTGGGCACCCTCTTATTGATTCCCTTTCCCCTGGTGGGGACAGCCCTCATCAACTTTGCCGACACTCTGCTGGCTCTGCTTTGGGGCTTGCTCAGCGGGTGCGCAACGCTTCCTATGGCCCAATGGGAACAATACCGTCCCCCTCTTTGGGTGCTCCCCCCCGCTATCCTCGGCAGCCTATTGCTGTTAGCCCCCCGGGGGCTACCCGGCCGCTGGCTGGGGCTGGTGGCACTCCTTGTCTTATTCCTCACCCCCCCACCACGTCCAGCCCATGGAACCCTGTGGTTTACGCTCCTCGACGTGGGACAGGGGCTCGCAGCAGTCGCCCGTACTCGCCACCATACCCTAGTCTTCGATGCTGGCCCCCGCTATAGCAGCCGATTTAATACGGGTGAAGCCGTCGTCGCCCCGTTTTTAAGCAGCCAAAATACCAGTGACATCGACACTCTCGTGGTCAGCCATGGAGATAATGATCATCTCGGAGGCGTAGCAGGCCTGCTACGCCATATCCCGGCGCAACAGATCTTGACCAGCGTTCCCGAACAACTACCCTGGGCTCACCCCAAGCCCTGCGTTCATGGCCAACACTGGCGCTGGGACGGCGTTGACTTCCAAATTCTCCATCCCCCAGCCACCCAAGGTCACGGCAATAATCATTCCTGCGTACTACGCATTACAAGTGGAGAACAACGCATCCTCATTGCCGCCGATATTGAGCGCTCTGCAGAACGAACCCTATTGGCGATGAATGCCGATGAACTTGCCGCGACGATTTTAGTCGTCCCCCATCACGGCAGCTTGACTTCTTCAAGCCCCGAATTTGTAGCGGCCGTCAATCCCGAGCACGCCCTGTTTGCGGTAGGCTACCGTAATCGTTGGGGCTTTCCTAAGCCGGCCATTGTACAACGTTATCTCGCCCATGGGGCAAAATCATGGAGCACTGCCCGCCACGGGGCCATTACCTTTCATTTAGGCAATGAACCCCTAGGAAAACCAGAGACTTTTAGGCAATCCAACCGCCATTACTGGACCGGAAACTAA
- a CDS encoding DUF2062 domain-containing protein, with product MPRRFLRRYLPPPHRLKEHKQLQYLGEWLSVPNLWHLNRRSVAGAVSIGLFIAFLPLPGQMLVAAIAAVWTRVNLPVSVLMVWVTNPLTMGPIFFFAYKVGTWLLGISVQEVTFELTWHWLQTRLVTIWEPFLLGCLVVGLVVGLTGGMLTLGLWRMEVGRRWKERKRRKIIPKPGDKRCA from the coding sequence ATGCCACGCCGATTTCTTAGACGCTATTTACCCCCCCCTCACCGACTCAAAGAGCATAAGCAGTTGCAATATCTTGGGGAGTGGCTCTCTGTGCCCAACCTTTGGCACCTCAACCGCCGTTCAGTGGCTGGGGCGGTAAGCATCGGGCTATTTATTGCCTTTCTCCCCTTACCTGGCCAGATGTTGGTGGCTGCCATCGCAGCGGTATGGACGCGGGTGAATCTACCCGTTTCTGTGTTGATGGTCTGGGTCACCAATCCCTTGACAATGGGACCCATATTTTTCTTTGCCTACAAGGTCGGGACCTGGTTGTTAGGCATTTCAGTCCAAGAGGTGACGTTTGAATTGACTTGGCATTGGTTGCAGACTCGGTTGGTGACTATTTGGGAGCCGTTTTTACTGGGTTGTTTAGTCGTAGGCCTGGTTGTGGGCCTGACAGGGGGGATGCTAACCCTTGGTTTATGGCGAATGGAGGTGGGGCGGCGCTGGAAAGAACGCAAACGGCGCAAGATAATACCGAAACCGGGGGATAAGCGTTGTGCTTAA
- the lolD gene encoding lipoprotein-releasing ABC transporter ATP-binding protein LolD — MNDTEKAAVLCCRDLARSFTDGYLSVEVLREVSLSIAPGECVAIVGASGSGKSTLLHLLGGLDRPTHGQVWVAGQNLAQLSDTACGQLRNHALGFVYQLHHLLPEFTALENVALPLLIAGAKTTHAQEKATTLLQRVGLEARLHHKPGELSGGERQRAAVARALVTDPRCVLADEPTGNLDRKNAEQVFNLMLKLNSDFNTALVVVTHDPHLAVQMDRALTLVDGRLMSGLLL; from the coding sequence ATGAATGACACCGAGAAAGCAGCGGTACTTTGCTGCCGTGATTTAGCCCGGAGTTTCACTGACGGCTACCTTTCTGTAGAGGTGCTGCGGGAGGTCAGTTTATCCATTGCCCCAGGGGAATGCGTGGCTATTGTCGGCGCTTCGGGCTCAGGCAAAAGCACCTTGCTCCACCTGCTAGGAGGTCTAGATCGCCCGACCCACGGCCAAGTTTGGGTTGCTGGTCAAAATCTAGCTCAACTCAGTGATACGGCGTGCGGCCAATTACGTAACCACGCCCTTGGTTTTGTCTATCAACTCCATCACTTACTACCTGAATTTACCGCTCTGGAAAATGTCGCTCTACCCCTGCTTATTGCCGGCGCTAAAACAACCCATGCCCAAGAGAAAGCCACAACACTGCTACAACGGGTTGGCCTAGAGGCACGACTTCATCACAAGCCGGGGGAACTTTCAGGGGGTGAGCGCCAGCGGGCCGCCGTAGCCCGGGCACTAGTGACCGATCCTCGCTGTGTGCTGGCCGACGAACCCACGGGCAACCTAGACCGGAAAAATGCTGAACAGGTCTTCAATCTCATGCTAAAGCTCAACAGCGATTTCAATACCGCGCTAGTAGTGGTGACCCATGATCCGCATTTAGCGGTGCAGATGGATCGGGCGCTCACCCTAGTAGACGGACGCTTAATGTCAGGATTATTACTCTAA
- a CDS encoding lipoprotein-releasing ABC transporter permease subunit: MFKPLPFYIGLRYTRAKRRSHFISFISLTSMLGVSLGVAALITVLSVMNGFEKELRTRILGMVSHVIVTGPDGTLGNWQALKAQLEKDSRLVGIAPFVEGQGMLTHRSQVRGTLVRGILPQQEDQVADIRSKMVVGSLDVLHPGSFQIVLGMDLARALGVFVGDKITLVTPHATTTPAGVIPRLKRLTVAGVFQVGMYEYDSALAVMNLEDAALLFRIPGKISGLRLKLDNLFKAPYVARELRETLPGSYRTADWTYQHANFFRALKTEKTVMFVILFLIVAVAAFNIVSTLVMVVTDKQADIAILRTLGATPASIMGIFMVQGTAIGFIGTLLGMIGGIALAFNVETVVPQIEALFGVQFLPADVYYISDLPSELSWHDVITVCSTAFLLCVLVTLYPAWRAARTQPAEALRYE, encoded by the coding sequence ATGTTTAAACCCCTACCCTTTTATATCGGCCTGCGCTATACGCGGGCTAAACGCCGTAGCCATTTCATCTCATTTATTTCCCTGACCTCTATGCTGGGCGTCTCCCTAGGGGTAGCGGCTTTAATTACCGTGCTCTCGGTAATGAATGGCTTTGAGAAGGAACTACGCACCCGCATCTTGGGAATGGTCTCCCATGTTATCGTCACCGGCCCCGACGGAACCCTTGGGAATTGGCAGGCACTCAAGGCCCAACTAGAAAAAGACTCCAGGCTTGTCGGCATAGCCCCTTTTGTAGAGGGGCAGGGTATGCTGACTCATCGCAGCCAAGTGCGAGGAACATTAGTACGTGGAATTCTGCCTCAGCAGGAAGATCAGGTTGCCGATATCCGCAGCAAGATGGTGGTAGGCAGCCTCGATGTCTTGCACCCTGGGAGCTTCCAAATCGTGTTGGGCATGGATTTGGCCCGTGCCCTTGGGGTCTTTGTCGGCGACAAGATTACCTTGGTCACGCCCCATGCGACCACTACTCCGGCAGGAGTCATCCCTCGCCTTAAGCGGCTTACGGTAGCGGGAGTCTTCCAAGTTGGAATGTATGAGTATGACAGCGCCCTTGCCGTTATGAACCTGGAGGATGCCGCCTTACTCTTTCGCATTCCGGGGAAAATCAGCGGGCTTCGTCTTAAGCTCGATAATTTATTCAAGGCCCCCTACGTTGCCCGTGAGCTGCGGGAAACTTTACCGGGCAGCTACCGGACAGCGGACTGGACTTACCAACATGCCAATTTTTTTCGTGCCTTGAAAACAGAAAAGACGGTCATGTTTGTCATTTTGTTTCTTATTGTGGCCGTTGCCGCCTTTAACATCGTCTCGACCTTAGTAATGGTAGTCACGGATAAGCAGGCGGACATCGCCATCCTCCGCACTTTGGGGGCCACACCCGCAAGTATTATGGGAATCTTTATGGTTCAGGGCACTGCCATCGGCTTTATCGGCACACTCCTGGGGATGATAGGGGGAATTGCCCTGGCCTTTAATGTAGAAACCGTAGTGCCCCAAATAGAAGCCTTGTTTGGCGTGCAATTCCTCCCTGCGGATGTCTATTATATTAGCGATCTTCCCTCAGAATTGAGCTGGCATGATGTGATTACCGTCTGCAGTACCGCCTTCCTACTTTGTGTCCTAGTGACTCTCTATCCCGCGTGGCGAGCTGCTCGTACTCAGCCTGCTGAGGCCCTGCGCTATGAATGA
- a CDS encoding PilZ domain-containing protein, which translates to MVERRKSERLPVTVEVQVEWTPATAGPLVFKTRDLSDSGILLRVDGQAIPPVGQVVTVRLKDPLADGETPPLLKAEVVRQDNRGLGLKFLN; encoded by the coding sequence ATGGTCGAAAGGCGAAAATCAGAACGCCTGCCGGTTACAGTAGAGGTTCAGGTTGAATGGACGCCCGCCACGGCAGGTCCGCTCGTATTTAAAACTCGCGATCTGAGCGATAGTGGCATCCTGCTCCGCGTTGATGGTCAGGCTATCCCACCGGTAGGGCAAGTGGTGACTGTACGACTTAAAGATCCTCTTGCCGATGGTGAAACTCCGCCACTACTCAAGGCGGAAGTCGTTCGTCAAGATAACCGAGGACTTGGCCTCAAGTTTCTTAATTAG
- the rpiA gene encoding ribose-5-phosphate isomerase RpiA, producing MSPDEMKKLAAKAALEYVEPGAVIGIGTGSTVNHFIELLGTVKSKIDGAVSSSEASTERLKALNIPVYDLNAVGEIPLYVDGADESNHYLQLIKGGGGALTREKIIASASRKFVCIADQSKLVDILGDFPLPVEVIPMARSHIARQIVKLGGEPVYREGFVTDNGNQILDIHGLSIMEPAKLEGQLNNIPGVVTNGLFAIDPADVLILGTPEGANTVYSK from the coding sequence ATGAGTCCCGATGAAATGAAAAAGCTAGCGGCTAAAGCCGCCCTTGAGTATGTAGAACCTGGCGCTGTTATCGGTATTGGCACCGGTTCTACAGTCAATCACTTTATTGAACTGCTGGGGACGGTCAAAAGCAAGATTGATGGCGCTGTCTCCAGTTCTGAAGCTTCCACTGAGCGGCTTAAAGCCTTAAACATTCCCGTTTATGACTTGAATGCAGTAGGAGAAATCCCACTTTATGTCGATGGCGCCGATGAATCCAATCATTACCTGCAACTGATCAAAGGAGGCGGGGGCGCCCTCACCCGGGAGAAAATCATTGCCTCTGCCAGTAGAAAATTTGTCTGCATCGCAGACCAGTCAAAGTTGGTTGATATATTGGGCGATTTCCCTCTCCCGGTGGAAGTTATCCCTATGGCGCGAAGCCATATCGCACGGCAAATTGTCAAGCTTGGTGGAGAACCCGTTTACCGGGAAGGCTTTGTCACTGATAATGGCAACCAGATTCTGGATATCCACGGGCTTTCGATCATGGAGCCCGCAAAGCTGGAAGGGCAACTCAATAATATTCCAGGCGTTGTCACCAATGGCCTTTTCGCCATAGATCCGGCGGACGTGCTCATCCTGGGCACCCCAGAGGGCGCTAACACCGTTTACTCCAAATGA
- the ilvA gene encoding threonine ammonia-lyase, biosynthetic, whose amino-acid sequence MLYSYLERILKARVYEVARETPLEPMRRLSLRLKNAVLLKREDLQPVFSFKLRGAHNKLTHLSEEARLRGVIAASAGNHAQGVALSARKLGVSARIVMPRTTPPIKIEAVRDLGAEIDLVGDTYDEACQHALALAEGEGRAFIHPYDDPEVIAGQGTIAMEILRQHPDPLQALFVPVGGGGLIAGVAAYVKALSPEIRIIGVEPDDAPSLYQALQAKERVVLDHVGIFADGAAVRQVGKEPFRIARETVDEVILVDSDAICAAIMDIFEDTRSIAEPAGALAVAGLKRYVEREGLQGQRLVAIDSGANINFDRLRHVAERAELGERREALFCVTIPEQRGSFLEFCKAIGQRGITEFNYRYADSNEAHVFVGVQMCDSGHAKDRLLQELRAKHYAVVDMTDNEMAKLHIRYMVGGRAPKLENEVLYRFEFPERPGALLRFLTCMGSRWNISLFHYRNHGAAYGRILVGIQVPAAEKVEFQTFLDELAYDYQEESDNPAYRLFLGPSTTG is encoded by the coding sequence ATGCTGTACAGTTACCTAGAACGTATTCTCAAGGCCCGTGTTTATGAGGTCGCAAGGGAGACACCGCTGGAGCCCATGCGGCGCCTTTCCCTGCGATTAAAAAATGCTGTGTTGTTGAAGCGGGAAGATCTCCAGCCGGTTTTTTCCTTTAAACTACGGGGTGCCCATAATAAGCTTACTCACCTGTCAGAAGAGGCGCGCCTTCGAGGGGTCATTGCCGCTTCGGCGGGGAATCACGCCCAGGGGGTTGCCCTTTCCGCCCGCAAACTGGGGGTTAGCGCTCGAATTGTGATGCCTCGGACGACGCCGCCCATTAAGATTGAAGCCGTGCGTGATCTGGGGGCCGAGATCGACCTGGTGGGGGATACTTATGATGAAGCCTGCCAACATGCATTGGCTTTGGCCGAAGGCGAGGGGCGTGCCTTTATCCATCCCTATGACGATCCTGAGGTCATCGCGGGACAGGGAACCATCGCGATGGAGATTTTGCGTCAACACCCGGATCCATTGCAGGCCTTATTCGTGCCCGTCGGTGGCGGGGGGCTTATTGCCGGGGTGGCCGCTTATGTCAAAGCCCTCTCACCTGAAATCCGTATTATCGGCGTGGAACCTGACGATGCTCCGAGCCTTTATCAGGCCCTGCAAGCAAAAGAGCGGGTTGTGCTTGACCATGTGGGCATTTTTGCCGATGGGGCCGCTGTCCGCCAGGTAGGAAAGGAGCCTTTTCGTATCGCCCGGGAGACGGTGGATGAGGTGATTTTGGTGGATAGTGATGCCATTTGTGCCGCTATTATGGATATTTTCGAGGATACCCGCTCTATCGCGGAACCGGCGGGTGCCCTTGCGGTGGCGGGATTAAAGCGGTATGTGGAGCGAGAAGGGCTACAGGGTCAGCGTTTGGTGGCGATTGACAGTGGGGCCAATATCAATTTCGATCGTCTGCGCCATGTGGCCGAACGGGCCGAATTAGGGGAACGGCGGGAAGCTTTATTTTGCGTCACCATTCCCGAGCAGCGGGGCAGTTTCCTTGAATTTTGTAAGGCGATTGGTCAACGGGGAATCACCGAGTTTAATTATCGTTATGCTGATTCCAACGAGGCCCATGTGTTTGTAGGGGTCCAGATGTGTGACAGCGGCCATGCCAAGGATCGGTTACTTCAGGAACTTCGCGCTAAGCACTATGCTGTGGTCGATATGACCGACAATGAGATGGCTAAGCTCCACATCCGTTATATGGTCGGTGGGCGGGCGCCAAAGCTGGAGAATGAGGTATTGTACCGGTTCGAGTTTCCCGAGCGCCCGGGCGCCCTGTTGCGTTTTTTAACCTGCATGGGGAGTCGTTGGAATATCAGCTTGTTCCATTACCGCAATCATGGCGCGGCTTATGGCCGAATATTGGTCGGCATTCAAGTGCCTGCGGCTGAGAAAGTGGAGTTTCAGACTTTTTTAGATGAACTTGCTTACGATTACCAAGAGGAAAGCGATAATCCGGCTTACCGATTGTTTCTTGGTCCGTCGACCACCGGGTGA